In Sardina pilchardus chromosome 10, fSarPil1.1, whole genome shotgun sequence, one genomic interval encodes:
- the LOC134093756 gene encoding fibulin-7-like: MHNCVNTAGSYHCVCPPGYKLGRDYHSCQDIDECETGQQNCTQGQVCVNTYGGYECVAARCPHFRNASYVKTSPLRCERNPCMIWDKACIQAPSSVSFQYMAVVSNMSAPRVLFRVSAARLLGDTLRFGLLGNRGRRHFSVQRSGQMTGQLLLVAPPQGPATLHAEVEMSELEKRKLLGRYVTKVTLFVSPYTF, encoded by the exons ATGCACAACTGTGTAAACACAGCAGGAAGTTATCACTGCGTCTGCCCTCCCGGCTACAAACTGGGCCGAGACTACCACAGCTGCCAAG ATATTGACGAGTGTGAAACAGGACAGCAGAACTGCACccagggccaggtgtgtgtgaacactTACGGGGGATACGAGTGTGTGGCGGCACGGTGCCCCCACTTCAGGAACGCCAGCTACGTCAAGACCTCGCCTCT GCGCTGCGAGCGAAACCCCTGCATGATCTGGGACAAGGCCTGCATCCAGGCGCCCAGCTCCGTGTCCTTCCAGTACATGGCGGTGGtgtccaacatgtcggccccgCGCGTGCTGTTCCGCGTGTCGGCCGCCCGTCTGCTGGGGGACACGCTCCGCTTCGGGCTGCTGGGGAACCGCGGCCGCCGCCACTTCTCCGTGCAGCGCTCGGGCCAGATGACGGgccagctgctgctggtggcccCCCCGCAGGGCCCCGCCACGCTCCACGCAGAGGTGGAGATGAGCGAGCTGGAGAAGCGCAAGCTGCTGGGCCGCTACGTCACCAAGGTCACCCTGTTTGTGTCGCCGTACACCTTCTAG
- the LOC134093429 gene encoding fibulin-7-like — QSLRNLRKKLNLLKNNTTKSSVKSGSNRNVTCPLPEPLENGRSLGGVLAVGHEVHFLCSPGYELVGSETRVCHESLSWSGPEPYCKLAGQADSSVTSAVTPAPALSPAPLPDFVRASRCIHLQGSTHCTCEMGYTLTGTDNSICTGGTESTSILINVK, encoded by the exons CAAAGCCTCCGCAACCTGAGGAAGAAACTGAATTTGTTGAAGAACAACACAACTAAATCCAGTGTAAAGAGTGGCAGCAACAGAAATG TCACGTGCCCTCTCCCAGAGCCACTGGAGAACGGCCGGAGCTTGGGTGGAGTCCTCGCTGTGGGTCACGAGGTCCACTTCCTGTGCAGTCCTGGATATGAACTGGTGGGCTCCGAGACCAGGGTCTGCCACGAGTCTCTGAGCTGGAGTGGACCGGAGCCTTACTGCAAAC TGGCTgggcaagctgacagctcggtTACCTCGGCAGTGACCCCAGCTCCTGCTCTGTCTCCTGCCCCCCTCCCGGACTTTGTGCGCGCCTCGCGCTGCATCCACCTGCAGGGCTCCACCCACTGCACCTGTGAGATGGGCTACACTCTGACCGGCACGGACAACAGCATCTGCACAGGTGGGACCGAGTCCACGTCCATACTCATCAATGTGAAGTGA